The following proteins are encoded in a genomic region of Coregonus clupeaformis isolate EN_2021a chromosome 14, ASM2061545v1, whole genome shotgun sequence:
- the LOC121581534 gene encoding zinc finger protein SNAI2-like yields MPRSFLVKKHINSSKKPNYSELESPTVFISPYLYKGLPLPVIPQPEILSSVAYNPITVWTTSSFPLSPLPNDLSPISGYPSSLSDTSSKDHSGSESPRSDEDDRMLTKLTDPHGAETEKFQCSLCNKSYSTYSGLLKHKQLHCDAQTRKSFSCKYCEKEYVSLGALKMHIRTHTLPCVCKICGKAFSRPWLLQGHIRTHTGEKPFSCPHCSRAFADRSNLRAHLQTHSDVKKYQCKNCSKTFSRMSLLHKHEESGCCVAH; encoded by the exons ATGCCACGATCGTTTCTTGTCAAGAAACATATTAACTCCTCTAAGAAGCCAAATTATAGCGAGCTGGAAAGCCCTACAG TATTTATTTCACCGTATCTCTACAAAGGCCTCCCATTGCCTGTCATTCCTCAACCGGAGATCCTTAGCTCGGTCGCGTACAACCCTATCACAGTATGGACTACAAGCAGTTTTCCTTTATCTCCGCTTCCAAATgacctctctcccatctctggATACCCCTCATCGCTCTCTGACACCTCATCCAAAGACCACAGCGGCTCCGAGAGTCCCAGGAGCGATGAAGACGATCGGATGCTTACCAAACTTACAGATCCTCATGGAGCGGAGACAGAGAAATTCCAATGTAGTTTGTGTAACAAGTCCTATTCCACGTATTCTGGACTGCTAAAGCATAAGCAACTGCACTGCGACGCTCAGACGAGGAAATCTTTCAGTTGTAAATACTGCGAAAAGGAGTACGTCAGTCTTGGAGCCCTAAAAATGCACATCAGAACTCACACTTTGCCTTGTGTCTGTAAAATATGTGGCAAAGCTTTCTCAAGACCGTGGTTGCTTCAGGGACACATCAGAACGCACACTG GAGAAAAGCCATTCTCCTGCCCCCATTGCAGTAGGGCTTTTGCGGACAGGTCCAACCTCAGGGCTCACCTACAAACCCATTCGGATGTGAAAAAATACCAATGCAAGAACTGTTCCAAAACCTTCTCCAGAATGTCTCTTCTGCACAAGCATGAGGAATCTGGTTGTTGTGTAGCACATTGA